The genomic stretch TTTGCCCTCGCGCTTGATGGCCGCGAGCTTTCATCGCCTCCCACGCAGAAGGCCCGCGCCTTGCTCGCCTACATCGCGTGGCATCGTGGCGCGGATCACGCGCGCGAGCGCATCATCGAGCTGTTCTGGCCCGAGTGCGAACCGGAGCGGGGGCGATCGAGCCTCAATACGGCGCTCTGGTCCATCCGGAGGTGCATCCGCGATGCGGGCATCGACCCCGAAACGGTCATCACGGCGAATAAGACGCGCATCTCCTGGTTGCCCGAAATCGAAGTAGATATTCGCACCTTCGAATCGCTCGCTAGCGACGCTTCCGCCGGAGCGTTGACGACGCTGGGCCTCTATCGCGGAGATTTTCTCGAAGGCGATTACGGCGAATGGAGCGTCGCGCAGCGCGAACATGCGGCCTCCACCTACGAACGCCTGCTAGATCATGCGGTGCTCTTGGAATCCGACATTCCGAGCGCGCGTCGCCTCATGGATCGCGGGAGCTTCGAGGAAGCTCCCTACGCGTTGGTCATCGCGGCGGAGGTGGTGGCGGGCCATCTCTCGGCAGCCGCGGCGACCATCCGCCGCTATCGCGATACGCTCGCCGGCATCAACGCCGTACCATCCGCGGAGTTCGAGGCGCGATTCGCGGGTATCCGCGCTACCTCGCACGACCCGATCGAACTCACGATGTCGTTTGCCGGACGCGTGCGCGAACTCGCCGCGATGGTCGCCGCGTTTCGCCGCGTCGGCACCGGTGCGGGCGCGATCGTCGTGTTGCAGGGTGCCGCGGGAAGCGGAAAAACCGAGTTGCTTCGCCAAGCCGAACGCGCGGCAAACGACGCATCGATACGAACGATCGTGGTTGCAGCGATTCCCGATGATGCACGCGCATTCGGCCCTTGGGCGTCCGTCTACGAACACGGGACCGGAGCGTCGTTCTCCGATTTCGCCGCATCCGGTGGTGATGCAACCGCGTTGGCTCTGGCGCTCGAAGAACGGCTCGGTCCGGCTGCGTTTTTCGTGGACGACGCCCACTATCTCAGTGGCGATGCACTCGAGGTGCTCGGGATATTGGCGCAGCGCGCCGTACGAAGCACGTCACTACTGATCGTCGCGATGCGTCCGGACGGCCCGCGCGGCCGCACGGCTCGATTTCCCTCTCATCAGCGCATCGTGCTCGAGCCGCTTACGCACGACGACGTACGCGCGGCGCTCGGCCGCGTGGCGCCCGAACACGTTGCGATGGTATCGGAATTCCTCTACCAGCGTTCGGGCGGCCATCCTTTTTTTGCGGCCAAACTGCTCGAATCGCTCGTCCAGTCCGGAGCGTTACAACGCGAACGCGGGCTCTGGTCGCCCAGCACAACTTTGAGCGAAAGCATCCAAACGCCGCCATCGATTCGCGCCTTTATCGAGGAGCGCTTGTTTGCTAAGGGCGACGCACCCGCCATCGTTGCATGCGCGTTGGCGCTCGAACCGAGCGCCACATCCGAACATCTCATCGCCGTGTGCGGATTGGGCGAAAGCCCAACGCTCGATGCGATCGACGATCTCCTGGGGCTCGACCTGATCGAGCAGCCCCATCAAGGAGCGGAATTCCGCTTTCGGCACGATCTCATCTGCGAAGCCGCGGCCCGGACCCTCAATAGCGGGCGACGCGTGCGCCTGCATCGCGCCTTCGCAGAACTCTTCGCCGGCGACGAGCATCGCGAATCCCAAGTACGCCGAGCGCGGCATCTTCGCGCTAGCGGCCGTCTCCTGGAGGCCGCGCAATCCTTCGCTCAAGCCGCGTACTCCGTCATGGAAATGAGCGCATGGCGCGATGCCCTTGACTGGGTGAATGCCGGAGCGGAGGCATTGCAGCAACTTACGCCGACCGATGCAACCAATCGTCTCCTCTGCGATTTGCACGAGATCGCGACCCGTGCATGCGAAGAAGCCGCCATGCCCGGTGAATCGTTCAGGCACGCGAACGAGCGCGTGTCTTATGCGCGCGAGGTCCACGACGGGGCGCTCATCTGCCGCGCGCTGATACGGCGCGCGACGGTCACCATGGAGACTTCGCCGCCCGAGCACGCTCTCGGCGATATTCGCGAGGCCTTAGAGCTTGCAAATGCGCTCGAGGACGACCACCTTCGAGCGCTCGCATTCATTCGGCACTCGATATGCCGGCAGTTCTGCGGTAACGGTGAAGAGGCGGTAGAATCGGCGCGCAAGGCGCTGCTGGCCGCACGGCGCGCGACGAGCGCGCGCTGGATCATGCCGGCAATGGAGCGGCTCATGACCGTCCTATGCATCTGGCACGGTCACGGAGAAGCGACGGCCCTTGCGGAACCGATGCTGGAGCTTGCGCGCCAAGCCGCCCCGCGTAGCGAGGCTATCGTGCGCATCAGGCGCGCGAGCTTGTGGTATCTCATGGAACGTTGGCAAGACGCGCAGAGCGAGTTGCAGATCGTCTCCGGCATTCTCAACGCAACGCAGACGCGGATCCGCATGCCCGAACTCATTGGACTCAACATTTCCCTTCTACGCTTCCTCCATGAAGCGCAACGAGCCACGCTCGCACTCGCAGAACGCGCGTGGAATGTCGCGCTTGCTGCGGCGGAGGACTTGCTCGCAAACCCGGCCGGTAGGGCGCACAATCGAAGTGGAACCGCCGAACTCTACGCTATAGAGGCTCTGCTGGGGCGCGACCAGCCCGGCGACGCGCAGCGGGCCTACACGCTGGCCAAGACGCTGCCGGCAGAGCCTTCGCCGCCGGGTTTGGTCGGCATGAGCCTCACGGCCGAATCCGCGCATGCGCGTATCGCCGTTCGTTTGAGGCACGAGGACGCCCCGCTTCTTTTGCGCAAAGCCTTCTATGCGCTAACGCTGCAAGCGCAGCGTATGCCGATGGATGTGGACCTTGCGCTCGCGAACCTTGCCGATGCCGCCGCCGAACTCGGCATGACGGCGTTCGAAGCGGAATTGCGAGAAAACGCACGCATGTTTCGTTCGTTGCGCCTTACATTCGCCAGTTCGCAACATTCCAAAAATCCGAGTTCAGCGTCTCCGGCTTAAATCCGCGCAAACGCGTATCGACGGCATAGATCGTGCTCTGCCACGCAATCGGGATGTAAGGAATATCCCGATTCAGGCGCCGGATGATACGGCCGTAAACAACGGTGCGTACGGGTCTGCTACTCGTTCGCAACGCCGCATCCGACCAACGATCGATATCGGCATCTCGGTAGCGCGCGAAGTTGTCCCCGAGCGGCGGCACATAGCGACCGGTGATGAACTCGGTGAGGTCGGGGTCGGCGTCAAACCCTTGTCCGAGCAGGGCTACATCGTAGCGTCCTTTTGAAAGCAGCCCGTCGCCGTACAGCATATTGCCGGAGACGAAGCGGACGGAGACGCTCGCACCCAAGTTTCGCCACGCGTCTTGAATCAACAGCGCCGTAGCCCGCATCGCCGAAGATTGAACGGTTACGAGCCCGATCGCGAGCGTTTGCCCGTTCTTGCTTCGCATCCCGCCAGATCCGCGGCGCCAGCCTGCTGCGTCCAGTAGCTCGTTCGCGCGCGCAACATCGTACGCGGGTGCGGCGTTCTCGGACGTGTAGGCCCAGCTCATCGGCGAAATCAACGAGTCGGCAGCACGCGCCGTCCCCAGCGACACGACGTGCGCGATCCGGTGCCGGT from Candidatus Dormiibacterota bacterium encodes the following:
- a CDS encoding AAA family ATPase, translated to MWSLRTLGAFALALDGRELSSPPTQKARALLAYIAWHRGADHARERIIELFWPECEPERGRSSLNTALWSIRRCIRDAGIDPETVITANKTRISWLPEIEVDIRTFESLASDASAGALTTLGLYRGDFLEGDYGEWSVAQREHAASTYERLLDHAVLLESDIPSARRLMDRGSFEEAPYALVIAAEVVAGHLSAAAATIRRYRDTLAGINAVPSAEFEARFAGIRATSHDPIELTMSFAGRVRELAAMVAAFRRVGTGAGAIVVLQGAAGSGKTELLRQAERAANDASIRTIVVAAIPDDARAFGPWASVYEHGTGASFSDFAASGGDATALALALEERLGPAAFFVDDAHYLSGDALEVLGILAQRAVRSTSLLIVAMRPDGPRGRTARFPSHQRIVLEPLTHDDVRAALGRVAPEHVAMVSEFLYQRSGGHPFFAAKLLESLVQSGALQRERGLWSPSTTLSESIQTPPSIRAFIEERLFAKGDAPAIVACALALEPSATSEHLIAVCGLGESPTLDAIDDLLGLDLIEQPHQGAEFRFRHDLICEAAARTLNSGRRVRLHRAFAELFAGDEHRESQVRRARHLRASGRLLEAAQSFAQAAYSVMEMSAWRDALDWVNAGAEALQQLTPTDATNRLLCDLHEIATRACEEAAMPGESFRHANERVSYAREVHDGALICRALIRRATVTMETSPPEHALGDIREALELANALEDDHLRALAFIRHSICRQFCGNGEEAVESARKALLAARRATSARWIMPAMERLMTVLCIWHGHGEATALAEPMLELARQAAPRSEAIVRIRRASLWYLMERWQDAQSELQIVSGILNATQTRIRMPELIGLNISLLRFLHEAQRATLALAERAWNVALAAAEDLLANPAGRAHNRSGTAELYAIEALLGRDQPGDAQRAYTLAKTLPAEPSPPGLVGMSLTAESAHARIAVRLRHEDAPLLLRKAFYALTLQAQRMPMDVDLALANLADAAAELGMTAFEAELRENARMFRSLRLTFASSQHSKNPSSASPA